TTTTATCAATGATTGTTCTAATGGCTAGTCTCTGCATCTTAAATATGGCTATCAGCCAGGCCTTTTTTCCGGATTATTTTGATTCTGATGCTTTTATTCAGTTGAACGTAACTGTGGGTCTGGCTAATATATTAGCTTTATCCATATCATTTTTCTTTTCAAGTATCTTCAATACAACGAAAAACTCGCTAGCCTTTGGGGCTGGAATCCCGGTCATGTTTATTCTTTTTAATATGCTGGGCGGGGCTTCAGACCAGGCAGAGATTTTAAAAAAGATTTCAATTTATGGTTGGTATGACCCACTTGAGATTGTTGGTGGAGCTGCTACTGCTCAGATTAATCTAATTTATATCGGATTGATTGTTCTTTTATTAACCGCGTCTGTACTGATTTTTAAGAATAAACAGATGCCTGTTTGAAAATTATTTGATAAAATTATGATGAATTCATAAAAGAGCGAGATAGAATCCTAAAAGAAAAACTGCAATGTCAAAAACATCGCAGTTTTTCTTATTGTTTTTCACGATCCAGGGCAGCTTTTACCTGTGCTGGATCATCATTGTTTTCTGCAATAATTTGACTGACCCGATCATAGCCAAGCGTTTGCGTATAGCCTGTGGCAAAAGCATAGGAGCTGTTCAGCCACATTAAACACCGGTCGCGATCGGCCTCAACCAGATCAATGCATTTTGTGCGAAAGATTGTAACGGCCTTTGTCAGCAGTGACAAACTCTGCAGCAGAGAATCTGCGATCAGCGGTAAAAAGGCGTTTAATTCAAATTCGCCGTGGGCTGCCGCCAGGGTAATGGCTGTATCATTAGCGATGGCTTTCATGGCCACCTGCATGACCATTTCAGGGATAACAGGATTGACTTTGCCGGGCATGATGGTGCTACCGGTCTGCAGGGCTGCAAGCTTGATCTCACCAATGCCGCCGCAAGGGCCTGCATTCATCAGTCGCAGATCGTTGGCGATTTTCATCAGATTGACAGCCAGGGCTTTTAAAAGTCCTGAAACCTCTACAAAAACATCGTTATTCTGGGTGATATCCATGGGATATTCGGCAGCGGCTAAGCCGATACCGGTTAATTCACGCAGTTCTTCAATCACTCCAAAGCGATATTTGCGTTCGGCGTTATTGGAGAGGCCTACCGCAGTACCACCAAGATTAACCTGTCGCAGACGTTCTTCTACTTTGTAGAGGCGCCAGCGGTCACGGGCAATAGCCTGGGCATAAGCCCCAAACTCGGAGCCCAGAGAGATCGGTACGGCATCCATCATCTCTGTCCGCCCCAGTTTCTTAATATCATCAAAGGCGTTTTCTTTTTTTTGCAGGGATTCCTGCAGCTTGGCGCAAGCTTCACTCAAATCACGAAGCTTTTCGATGGCGGCTATACGCAATGCTGTAGGATAGACATCGTTAGTGGACTGGCCGCGGTTGACATCATCAAGCGGATGGATTATTTCGTAAGCGCCGCAGGGCTTGCCAAGGTTTTCAAGGGCCAGATTGGCCAACACCTCATTGACATTCATATTGGTTGATGTACCCGCGCCGCCCTGGAGGGCATCAGTCAGGAAGGAATCAGCTGCCTGACCGGATAGAACCTGGTTACATGCTGTCTCAATAGCCCGATAGATTTCGGATTTTGGGGAATCCAGTTTTGCAAAAACCCGTGCCGCCGCCTTTTTGACTTTGACCATGGCGAAAATCAGATGAACGTCGGTCTTCTGATAGTCGAGAGGAAAATTTTCCTGGGCACGCAGGCTCTGCAGGCCATAAAGGACATCATCCGGTAATTGCCTTTGACCCAGCTTGTCTTTCTCGGTGCGCATTATTCTTCCTCCATCTCCGCCAGAATATGGGGAAAGGCTTCCAGGCTGCGTTTTAAAATTCCCTGCATATAGGCGATCACGGTTCCGTAGTTGGTGATTGGGACTTTCTGGTCAAGCGCGCACTTGGTTCGATAGCGGACTTCTCGTTCGTTTAACATGCAGCCGCCACAATGAACAACAAGCTTGTATTCGGTCAAATCATCGGGGTATTCAGAGCCTGATTTGAAAACAAATTGCAGGTCTTTGCCGGTGTAGTTTTTGATCCAGCGCGGCAGTTTGACTGTTCCTATATCATCGCACTGACGATGATGAGTGCAGCCCTCGGCAATCAGGATTTTATCACCATCTGAAAGCTTATCAAGGGCCGCAGCTCCTTTTACCGCTGCAGCCAGGAGGCCTTTATAGCGGGCAAAGAGGATAGAAAAGGAGGTTAATAAAATATCTTTAGGGGTATCAGCTGAGACTTTGGCAAAAACCTGGCTGTCGGTAATGACCATTTTAGGCTTTTTACCCAGATCTTCAAGGGTCTGCTTTAGTTCAAACTCCTTGACCATAATTGCTGTTGCATCAGCCTCAAGAATATCTCGGATGGTTTGTTGCTGGGGCAGTATCAGGCGGCCTTTAGGGGCTGCTTTGTCGATTGGGGTGACCAGGACGACAAAGTCTGACGGGGCAAGCAGGTCAGCCACGATTCTAAGCTTTGGTTCTTCGGTGACGGCCAAAGTAGCGATTCGTTCCTTCAGTGTGTCGATATTGGTTCTTTCAGTCGCACTGACTGAGAGTTCTCTGGCATTCTCTATTTTGGATTTGGTCATTAAGTCAGATTTATTATAAACGACCTGGAAGGCAATTTCTTTTTCCTCAAACAGACGAATCAGTTCGGAATCTTCATTGGTCAGCCCGCGTACCGAATCTACGACCAGGACGGCCACATCGGTTTTATTGAGAACCTGACGTGTTTTTTTTACACGCAGTTCACCCAGCGCGCCAGTGTCATCAATACCTGGAGTGTCAATGATCATGACTGGTCCCAGGGGTAAAAGTTCCATGGCTTTATGGACGGGATCGGTTGTTGTGCCTTTGACATCGGATACAACGGCCAGATCTTGTCCGGTTATAGCATTGACCACACTTGATTTACCGGCGTTTCTTTTGCCGAAAAAGGCAATATGCACTCTATCTGCTGAGGGGGTATCATTCAGTCCCATTGTACTTTACTCTCTTTCCTTTTGTTTTAGAAACGGAAATCTCGGTTACCGCTTTCGATATTGGCAAGGTTATCCACCGCGATCTGTCGTACTTTATCTTTGGGAATATTCGCAATTTCAGCCTCGATTAATCTTTCCCCGATTGTTTTAGTATCTGGCGCTGCGTAGTCTTCCAGATATTCCTTTAAGGTCATCAGGGCATTGGGATGACAGCAATTTTGAATCTGTCCACTTTTGCAAAGACTCATAAAACGATCACCGGTTCGGCCCTCACGATAACAGGCCGTACAGAAGCTCGGCAGATAATCATTCTCCATCAGCCATTTGACAACTTCGTTGAGCGTTCTTTTATCACTGACATCAAACTGTTCAGAGCTTTCTTCTTCCGGTTCCGGTTCGCAATAGCCACCTACGCTGGTTCTAGAACCTCCGCTAATCTGAGAGACCCCATAATGAATGACCTTTTCCCGACATTCCTTGCTTTCTCTGGTGGAAATGATCATCCCGGTGTAAGGGACTGCAACCCGAATACAGGCAACAATCTTGGCAAAAACTTCATCATCAATACCGTTATCAAAGACATTGGGATCAATGTCATCGGCTCGTCTGATGCGGGGCACACTGATGGTATGCGGACCGACCCCAAAGGCAGCTTCCAGATGTTCGGCGTGCATCAGAAGGCCGGCAAATTCGTATCGGTAGAGTTCCAGTCCAAACAGAACCCCTAAACCCACATCATCAATGCCACCCTCCATGGCCCGGTCCATGGCTTCGGTATGGTAGGCATAATCGTGCTTGGGTCCGGTGGGATGGAGTCTTTCATAACTTTCCTTGTGATAGGTTTCCTGAAAGAGAATATAGGTGCCGATGCCGGCATCTTTAAGCTTTCGGTAGTCCTCTATTGTT
This genomic interval from Eubacteriaceae bacterium ES3 contains the following:
- the hydG gene encoding [FeFe] hydrogenase H-cluster radical SAM maturase HydG codes for the protein MYNSKSLKSEEFINHNEILETLEYAEANKNNAALIDEILNKARLRKGLNHREAAILLDCTLEDKNQEIYALAEQIKKDFYGNRIVLFAPLYLSNYCINGCVYCPYHAKNIHIARKKLTQEEIKKEVMALQDMGHKRLALEAGEDPVNNPIEYILECIDTIYSIKHKNGAIRRVNVNIAATTIEDYRKLKDAGIGTYILFQETYHKESYERLHPTGPKHDYAYHTEAMDRAMEGGIDDVGLGVLFGLELYRYEFAGLLMHAEHLEAAFGVGPHTISVPRIRRADDIDPNVFDNGIDDEVFAKIVACIRVAVPYTGMIISTRESKECREKVIHYGVSQISGGSRTSVGGYCEPEPEEESSEQFDVSDKRTLNEVVKWLMENDYLPSFCTACYREGRTGDRFMSLCKSGQIQNCCHPNALMTLKEYLEDYAAPDTKTIGERLIEAEIANIPKDKVRQIAVDNLANIESGNRDFRF
- the hydF gene encoding [FeFe] hydrogenase H-cluster maturation GTPase HydF; amino-acid sequence: MGLNDTPSADRVHIAFFGKRNAGKSSVVNAITGQDLAVVSDVKGTTTDPVHKAMELLPLGPVMIIDTPGIDDTGALGELRVKKTRQVLNKTDVAVLVVDSVRGLTNEDSELIRLFEEKEIAFQVVYNKSDLMTKSKIENARELSVSATERTNIDTLKERIATLAVTEEPKLRIVADLLAPSDFVVLVTPIDKAAPKGRLILPQQQTIRDILEADATAIMVKEFELKQTLEDLGKKPKMVITDSQVFAKVSADTPKDILLTSFSILFARYKGLLAAAVKGAAALDKLSDGDKILIAEGCTHHRQCDDIGTVKLPRWIKNYTGKDLQFVFKSGSEYPDDLTEYKLVVHCGGCMLNEREVRYRTKCALDQKVPITNYGTVIAYMQGILKRSLEAFPHILAEMEEE
- a CDS encoding aspartate ammonia-lyase; the protein is MRTEKDKLGQRQLPDDVLYGLQSLRAQENFPLDYQKTDVHLIFAMVKVKKAAARVFAKLDSPKSEIYRAIETACNQVLSGQAADSFLTDALQGGAGTSTNMNVNEVLANLALENLGKPCGAYEIIHPLDDVNRGQSTNDVYPTALRIAAIEKLRDLSEACAKLQESLQKKENAFDDIKKLGRTEMMDAVPISLGSEFGAYAQAIARDRWRLYKVEERLRQVNLGGTAVGLSNNAERKYRFGVIEELRELTGIGLAAAEYPMDITQNNDVFVEVSGLLKALAVNLMKIANDLRLMNAGPCGGIGEIKLAALQTGSTIMPGKVNPVIPEMVMQVAMKAIANDTAITLAAAHGEFELNAFLPLIADSLLQSLSLLTKAVTIFRTKCIDLVEADRDRCLMWLNSSYAFATGYTQTLGYDRVSQIIAENNDDPAQVKAALDREKQ
- a CDS encoding ABC transporter permease subunit, with protein sequence MKKPLSLTLFKLTLKKNWKLFVIFFGVLTMYSSVMISMYDPENMQAITAMTEMFPPKLMEAMNFSSGFTDLTGYLASWLYGLLMIGFPLVYSIILGNGLVAREMDSGSIVCLLMTPDSRVTIILTKAFYAVLSMIVLMASLCILNMAISQAFFPDYFDSDAFIQLNVTVGLANILALSISFFFSSIFNTTKNSLAFGAGIPVMFILFNMLGGASDQAEILKKISIYGWYDPLEIVGGAATAQINLIYIGLIVLLLTASVLIFKNKQMPV